The sequence TAGCCAAACATGTAATCCGCCATCTATGTTCGCGCCTTGTTTACTTTCTTCATCAATTTCATCTACTGTTTTCATGAAGTGTACATGTAATATATGATACATTAGTTGTACGCAACTATAATAGGAGCAGTGAACACTTGAACAATAAAAACCATTAATATTTAATTTGTTTGAGGCATCAATGTTGACTTTAGATTTGTCGTGCCAATATGACATGTACTAAAAATTAAGGTTTAAAGTTGTTCAAATATATACTATTATAATATTGTAGCTGACAAAATAATGACAATGTTACGGAATTTATAATTATTCTAAATAATGTTATTGTAAAATAATTTTTAAAATTGGAAAGGAGCAATAGGATGGTAGTACAAATTTATGGCAAAAATATTTATATGATGGTGACATACCTCCGCCACCACATCCCTCATGCTAAAATCCTATAATAGCCGGAAAACATGTTATATAAAATGAGGGGCACACGGGGTTACATTTGCTAAACCGTTTTGAACCTATAATAGTTAAATTTACTTATAACAGCTTCGCTACAGCGCATGAAAGTGTTACCCGTGCCCGACCTTGCCATTATACTACTTTACCTTGTGGGTATGGTGCTGGTGGGTTTTTGGTTTTCGCGCAAGAACAAAAATAGCGAGGCTTTCACCAAGGCATCGGGCCTGATACCGGGATGGGCTATCGGCTTTTCCATTTACGCTACATTTTTAAGCAGCAATACTTTTTTAGGTGTACCGGGCAAGGCTTTCGGGGGCAACTGGAACGCTTTTGTATTCAGCATCAGCATGCCGCTGGCGGCTTGGATAGCTGTAAAATATTTTGTGCCTTTTTATCGCAATACGGGCGAGGTATCGGCGTATACCCATTTAGAAAAACGCTTCGGCCCATGGGCGCGTACTTACGCCGTGGTTTGCTTTTTACTGACGCAGTTAGCCCGCATGGGGTCGATATTTTTTGGGATAGCGTTGAGTTTGCAGGCACTGACAGGTGTATCCATGCGCATGATCATGGTGGTGATGGGCACGGCTATTATCCTGTATACAGTTACCGGCGGCATCAAGGCGGTGATCTGGACAGAGGTGGTGCAGGGCATTATTAAAACCCTGGGCGCCATGCTGATCATTTACCTTGTGGTGAACAATGTGCCGGGCGGAGTTTCAAAAATTATGGAGATAGGCAAGGCCGATAATAAATTTAGCCTGGGTAGCTTCGCTATCAACTTTAAGGAACCTACTTTTTGGGTGATATTGCTGTATGGCTTCTTCATCAACCTGAATAACTTCGGGATGGATCAGAATTATATCCAGCGTTACCATACGGCTAAGTCAACTAAACAGGCAGCAAAATCGGTATGGCTTTGTGTTTATCTGTATGTGCCGGCATCGTTCCTGTTTTTCGTGATCGGGTCCTGCCTGTATGCTTACTACAATCTGCACCCCGAATTGCTGGAAACCATTAAGCACCAGGTAGCGGTAGAGCGTTTACCCGGCGCATCGGCCGCGGAGATCAGCAACGCGATGGCCGCACTTAAACCTGCAGATTATGGCGATAAGATAATGCCACACTTTATGGTAACGCGCATCCCTGCCGGGTTGGTTGGACTGATCGTTGCGGCTATCCTTTCGGCAGCGATGAGCACCATCAGTTCGGGCATGAACTCGTCGGCCACGGTGTTTACGGTAGATATTTACAAGCGCTATTTTAAGCCCGGCATCAACGAAAAGCAAACCATGAACCTGCTGCATATTATGACGGTTGTTTTCGGTGTAGCCGGGATGATAGCCGGGATAGGCATGATAGGGGTGAAGAGTATTTTGGATGTGTGGTGGCAGTTGTCGGGCATCTTCGCGGCTGGGATGCTGGGCCTGTTTTTATTGGGCCTGATCAGTCGGCAAACCCGTAACCACGAGGCTATGGCCGCTACTATTATCGGTGTACTGGTGATCCTGTGGTTAACATTCCCAACACTCATCCCCGATAGCTACGCCGCCCTGCGCAGCACGCTGAACACCAATATGATCATCGTAGTAGGCACGCTCACCATATTTTTGACCGGCCTGCTATTAACTAAGATAAAGCGAGAAGGATATACTGTTGGGCAACCAATGACTAATGAAAATGACCAATGACGAATAAAGAAAAAGGATTTATCCCTGTGATGCTGAC comes from Mucilaginibacter mali and encodes:
- a CDS encoding sodium:solute symporter, whose amino-acid sequence is MKVLPVPDLAIILLYLVGMVLVGFWFSRKNKNSEAFTKASGLIPGWAIGFSIYATFLSSNTFLGVPGKAFGGNWNAFVFSISMPLAAWIAVKYFVPFYRNTGEVSAYTHLEKRFGPWARTYAVVCFLLTQLARMGSIFFGIALSLQALTGVSMRMIMVVMGTAIILYTVTGGIKAVIWTEVVQGIIKTLGAMLIIYLVVNNVPGGVSKIMEIGKADNKFSLGSFAINFKEPTFWVILLYGFFINLNNFGMDQNYIQRYHTAKSTKQAAKSVWLCVYLYVPASFLFFVIGSCLYAYYNLHPELLETIKHQVAVERLPGASAAEISNAMAALKPADYGDKIMPHFMVTRIPAGLVGLIVAAILSAAMSTISSGMNSSATVFTVDIYKRYFKPGINEKQTMNLLHIMTVVFGVAGMIAGIGMIGVKSILDVWWQLSGIFAAGMLGLFLLGLISRQTRNHEAMAATIIGVLVILWLTFPTLIPDSYAALRSTLNTNMIIVVGTLTIFLTGLLLTKIKREGYTVGQPMTNENDQ